In Lycium ferocissimum isolate CSIRO_LF1 chromosome 3, AGI_CSIRO_Lferr_CH_V1, whole genome shotgun sequence, the genomic window CTTAGGATTGTTCGTAGAATTTTGCTTAATATCACGTCATTAGAGTTCATTTTCCTCGAAGAAATAGgtgtctgtttttttttttgtgcgtaATTAACATGATTTTGGTTCAGTTATATTGATGTAGTTAAGTTAAAGGCTTAGGATTGTTCGTTGAGCTATTTTGCTTAATATCACGTCATTAGAGTTCATTTTCCTTGAAGAAATAGGtttctgtgttttttttttctgcgtaATTAACATGATTTTGGTTCAGTTATATTGATGTATTTAAGTTAAAGGATTAGGATTGTTCGTAGAGCTATTTTGCTTAATATCACGTCACTAGAGTTCATTTTCCTGGAAGAAATAGGTTTCTGTGTTTTTTTTCTGAGTAATTAACATGATTTTGGTTCAGTTATATTGATGTAGTTAAGTTAAAGGCTTAGGATTGTTCATAGAGCTATTTTGCTTAATATCACGTCATTAGAGTTCATTTTCCTTGAAGAAATAGGTTTCTGTGTTTTTTTGTGCGTAATTAACATGATTTTGGTCCAGTTATATTGATGTATTTAAATTAAAGGCTTAGGATTGTTCGTAGAGCTATTTTGCTTAATATTACGTCATTAGAGTTCATTTTCCTTGAAGAAATAGGTTTCTGTGTTTTTTTCTGCGTAATTAACATGATTTTGGTTCAATTATATTGATGTATTTAAGTTAAAGGCTTAGGATTGTTCGTAGAGCTATTTTGCTTAATATTACGTCATTAGAGTTCATTTTCCTTGAAGAAATAGGTTTCTGTGTTTTTTCCTGCGTAATTAACATGATTTTGGTTCAGTTATATTGACATAGTTAAGTTAAAGGCTTAGGACTGTTCGTAGAGCTATTTTGCTTAATATTACGTCATTAGAGTTCATTTTCCTTGAAGAAATAGGtttctgtgtttttttttttctgcgtaATTAACATGATTTTGGTTCAGTTATATTGATGTAGTTAAGTTAAAGGCTTAGGATTGTTCGTAGAGCTATTTTGCTTAATATCACGTCATTAGAGTTCATTTTCCTCGAAGAAATAGgtgtctgttttttttttttctgcgtaATTAACATGATTTTGGTTCAGTTATATTGATGTAGTTAAGTTAAAGGCTTAGGATTGTTCGTAGAGCTATTTTGCTTAATATCACGTCATTAGAGTTCATTTTCCTTGAAGAAATAGGtttctgtgttttttttttttttctgcgtaATTAACATGATTTTGGTTCAGTTATATTGATGTATTTAAGTTAAAGGATTAGGATTGTTCGTCGAGCTATTTTGCTTAATATCACGTCACTAGAGTTCATTTTCCTTGAAGAAATAGGtttctgtgtttttttttttctgcgtaATTAACATGATTTTGGTTCAGTTATATTGATGTAGTTAAGTTAAAGGCTTAGGATTGTTCGTAGAGCTACTTTGCTTAATATCACGTCATTAGAGTTCATTTTCCTTGAAGAAATAGGTTTCTGTGTTTTTTTCTACGTAATTAACATGATTTTGGTCCAGTTATATTGATGTATTTAAATTAAAGGCTTAGGATTGTGCGTAGAGCTATTTTGCTTAATATTACGTCATTAGAGTTCATTTTCCTTGAAGAAATAGGtttctgtgttttttttttttctgcgtaATTAACATGATTTTGGTTCAATTATATTGATGTATTTAAGTTAAAGGCTTAGGATTGTTCGTAGAGCTATTTTGCTTAATATTACGTCATTAGAGTTCATTTTCCTTGAAGAAATAGGTTTCtgtgttttttttgtttgtgcGTAATTAACATGATTTTGGTTCAGTTATATTGATGTAGTTAAGTTAAAGGCTTAGGATTGTTCATAGAGCTATTTTGCTTAATATTACGTCATTAGAGTTCATTTTCCTTGAAGAAATTGGTTTCTGTGTTTTTTTGCTGCGTAATTAACGTGATTTTGGTTCAGTTATATTGATGTATTTAAGTTAAAGGCTTAGGATTGTTCGGAGAGCTATTTTGCTTAATATTACGTCATTAGAGTTCATTTTCCTTGAAGAAATAGGTTTCTGTGTTTTTTTTCTGCGTAATTAACATGATTTTGGTTCAGTTATATTGATGTATTTAAGTTAAAGGCTTAGGATTGTTCGTCGACCTATTTTGCTTAATATTACATCATTAGagttcatttttcttgaataaatAGGTTTCTATGTCTTTTTTCCTGAGTAATTAACATGATTTTGGTTCAGTTATATTGATGTCGTTAAGTTAAAGGATTTTGCTTAATATTACGTTAATAGAGTTCGTTTTCCTTGAAGAAATaggtttttgagtttttttctttctgcgTAATTAACATGATTTTGATtgcaatttcaaaaaaaattaacatgatTTTGATTCAATTATACTGATGTAGTTAAGTTAAAGGCTTAGGATTGTTCTTAGAGCTATTTTGCTTAATATTACATCATTAGAGTTTATTTTCGTACggtattggaaaaaaaaatgagctgCTTGAAATTATTTGTGTTGTAAATTTTTCTGGAGCCATCTTGGTTCAATATTAGGGGAATTGTTTTTGAATTATTGAAATagaaacaaataaatattaaaaaataagaaattagtTGTAGTGGATAAATTTTGTTAGTTTCTTCTGGACTCTTAAAAGCTGTATTTTACTGTTACTTGATTGATGCTATAGCGTCATGTACCTCATGGACGAGTTAGGGTAGCTGCTTTTGCTTTtgtttgtcttttcttttagaGATATTTGGTAATTTTAAGTGTCTAATACTGAATTTACTTTATGTTATCAGGAGGAATCAGTTGTTTTGCATATTTGTTAGCAAGAGGTGGATTACATTCCTTTGCAAGACCTTGTTAACACGAATTATTTTACTGAGTTTTTCAGTATTGAAAGATTGAAAATGTCTGAGGGGGAGGTTAAGAAGATCTCACGCCAAGATATACAACTGGTAAGCCAATAGCTTAAATCATTGtttttacggaaaagggccaaaattaccctgaactttgaaaaatagttcatccatacccttcatatttagggccaattatacccttacggtactatggggtcaattatacccttcgTGCtattgccacgtggcatcatcctagcccttcaaaattattttaccctcaaataattttttacccactaataCATCTGCCCAAACTAATacgaaattattatttatttttttgctggaaaaattatccatattatttttgctgaaattttttttttttgggtcggattgagttattttagtgggtaaaaaaattatttgagggtaaaataattttgaagggctgggatgatgccacgtggcaataGTTACACAGAAGGGTATAATTGATCCCATAGTATAactgtaagggtataattggccctaaagtataacgaagggtatgaatgaactatttttcaaagttcaagggtaattttggcccttttccgttgtTTTTATGCATTGCTTGTACAAATCATCTAATAGAGAAACATGGACAGCGAGGATCATATAGACGACCGCGACTTGTCCGGGACTGAGATAAAGTATTAATAGTAGGAATGCAATGGAAGAAGATAGAGCATGCATTTTTATCTTTAAGCTTATAAATTTTGATTGCACTTTAGTGCTTAGATAGAAACACTCTTTGCAGTTGTAATTATTTCAGTTAATTCGTATTAAGGTATTTCATTCCTCTAGAATTTTGCCTAACCATGCATATCCATGAATTTGCGTCTTTTTAATCGAAGAGACTGCCAGATTATGTAAGCAGGGCTATTATTTAGAACTTTCTTCTTTGGTTTAATGCAGATAACTAGGTTGTGTTAGTTGATCTTGTAGTCGTTGTTTATAACCCACTGACCATCACCCTTTGGGTCAGTTGTGATAAACCTACCATCTAAATCAGTTAATGGTCTCCATAATAAGCTGAATCATCTGAATGGGAGGAAGTATCTGAAGACCCATTTTCTGGTTGTTGATAAGCACCGTGGTTAATGATGTGAGGAGCACCAAGGATTTCATGTTGTATGTGCTGGGTTTTTGGTGTGAATGGGGTTTGATCCCATGACCTTTGGATTAGCTAATGAATGGGAAATGAAGGGACTTTGTTCTACATAggaaggacaaaaaaaaattgttgggtATAAATCCAAAAGCACTTCCGCTCTAGCTTAAAGAGTTGGGAAGATGGTATGCCCTCGCTCAGCCGTTGCCTCTCGCTTGGCGACACACCTAAATTCCGAACAGACACCTATTGCTGGCTATAAATACAGCGGGTTCACCTCAGATTTGATATACTGAAAACACTAAAATCTGAAAATCTTCTTGCCCTCTTTTTCTGCATTGTTTTTGAAGACAAAAGTAAGTGTCAAGTGTGATTTGCATCGTTCTTTGAGTTAACCCGAAGTTCTGTATTTGATGTGCCACTATCACAGAATAGTTTATTACATTCTAAGCTGGGAGGAACTAATCCAATACCTTGGGCAACAGTGAGGGGATTAAATTACTTGAGATTGTAATCTCTAATAAAATagtgaagtttttatatcttcaaactgAGTAACAAATCGGAGTAGAAATCACAAGGATTTTAGTCTACAAAAAGGGAGTAGAAAACCACGAGGATTTTGGTCTCCCAAAAACAGAGAACAAGATGAATACAGAAAATATTAACAATCGTAAGGAATTCTGTTTACGTTGACATTTTTTATATTCATCTTACTTTATGTCTTCAGGAGACTAAACTCTTTGTGGTTTTCTACTTCCATTTTGGAGATTAAAATCCCTGTGATTCTCTACTCCCAATTAGTTACTTGGCTTGAAGATATAAACACTTCGCTGTTTTATCAAATCTTTTAAGAATACAGGAGATAACAGTACAGAGTCCCAACAATCCCGTAGAAACACATAAATGTTCTACCGATTTCGGACTTCCTATCATAAAATTTGTGATCCTGTAAATTCATGCCTTCTTGATGAATAATTCTGGATAATTGTTTGGATAGAGAAGATGCcgctctttttcttttctttttctcccttaGAACATAGATTTTAGATTAACAACACACGGTAGTCACAGTGCCCAAGTTGTTACCTGTCAATTGTTGATTCTGTGGAATATGGAAGATGTTCAAGTAACTTATCCAATTAAAAGGAAAGATTTCAAGTAATATCTCAGTCAAAGCAACAATCAGAAGAGATGATTTGTTAAAAGggtagaaaaaaagaaatatgaatttTTGCTTCCCTAGTTCCCTTTTGAAGATGTAAGCTAAATTATCATAGAGAACAGTAATCTCCTTATGGACCCACCAAGTGCTAgttaactttttttaattttttcaatttccaaTGGAAATTTATGATAGAGAACAGTATTGCATTGTCTTGATGGACCTAGCTAATCGCTTGTAACTTTTTGTCTAATTCTTATCGGAAATGGGATTCTGGGGCCTAGCTTCGAAGTTCTATGTTTTAGGTGCTGATGCAGTTGATACTTCCAAATCTGTACAAATCTGTAATAGGCTTCCAATTCTGTATTTGCAGGTTCACTGTTCATGACTTGCAATTACGGTTGCTTTTTAGCTGTTCTTCTGCAATGGGGTTGTCTTGTTATAGTTAGAAATTTGGAACCTGGGTTGTCTTGTTATAGTTAGAAATTTGGAACCTCTTTAACTGTTGTTGGTTTAACACAAATTTTACATCATTAAGTTCATTCTTACACGTAAAGAGAGGCCTTACACAATAATCAAGTTCTTTCTGGCTGTATAATTGTTTGCGTTCCACATGCCTTTTTAACATGAGTTATCTTTGATGTCAGGTGCAAAATCTGATAGAAAGATGTCTACAGCTTTACATGAACCAGGAGGAAGTTGTCAGAACCCTCTTAGATCAAGCAAAAATTGAGCCTGGTTTCACTGAACTTGGTTCGTCCTTTCTCTTCCCAATATTTTGTTCATATTTTTTGCCGTTATGAAGCTAGCAGAGTACCATATCTACTCAGATATaattttggtatttaatgacttGGGAGGAAGAAAAAACATACAGACTGTGACCTTTTAATTATGTAAACTAGGATTAAATGAccaggaaaagaaaaatcactACGTAAATCGTCCTGTTATCAGAATTGATCCAATGAAGAGGACACAGTTGTGatcatttgtttttctttcaatGACAAGCACTCGTTCACCTACTTATATTTCAAGGAAAGAATTAGTAACTAGAGGAACTAACTTTTAAGCTGAAGTGTGATGGAAATGAGATAtctgaaattttattttcttgattcacttggtcAATCTCCCATTTCTCAAGTTCTGTAAGCGAGGTGTTTTATCTATATGCTCCATGTGTATCTTGCGGAAGAGATAAGTCTGACATCTAGATATGTTTCCAGTGTGGCAGAAGCTTGAAGAAGAAAACCACGAGTTTTTCAGGGCATATCATTTAAGGTTGATGCTGAAGAATCAAATAGAGAGATTCAATGATTTGCTTGAGAGACAGGTTGAGAGAATGCAGATGTTTCCAACTGGATCAATCCCCATGTCTAATGGATCTCAGATACGGCAAAGTAGGCATAATATCTTAGATTGCCATGTTGATTGTTGATCTTCCTGGAGATAATTGTtctgctgttttttttttttttttttttttttttttttcccgtttCAATTGTGTCTTTGAattgttagaaaaataattgGCTTATCAGCTTGAGAATGGATTACTAGGGGAAAGGCTTAAGCCATGAAAATGGCTGAGCATGTGAATTTTGCAAATTGTTATACTCTacctatcaaaaaaaaaaaaaactaatgtaTGTTATAATCTGGACTGCCGGTGCAACACTGAAATTGAAGTCTCATGCTTGATTATGCAATCATTGTGATCAGTGACTTGTTGAATAAGGATGAAGGTTTAATTTATGACTGTTACACTTTTACAGTCCCACCAAACTCAACATGTCAAGCAAGAGATCATGCTGGACCTAATGTGAAGCCTGAGAATGTGCACCAGACTGTTAATGCCAATTTATCTCACGTATACACTAATGGTGCGTCCTCGCTCCAACCATGTATGCAAACTGCTATTGATGTCTCTGCTCATGCAAGAAGAAATGATGCATCCTCGAACATGCTATTGGCTCAGAGCTCAAATATGGGAATGCAGCAAGGTGTGAGAGGGGGGATGATCAAGTCAGAATCTGGTTATTCAGGCAATTTACCCTTCCTGTATGGTACTGAGACAAATATCCTCGAAGCTCATCCTGGAATTACAGATCCATCTGTATCATCTTTCAGCAGTGTAGAATCAGATTCACAACCAGTAAATGAGACTGTATTGGATGCTGATACATCTTCATTTGGTTTCTTGGGGCAGATTCCTCGAAACTTTAGTTTGTCAGACTTAACAGCGGACTTTTCTAACGGTTCTGGTTTGTGCCTGCCCTCTCTTTTTGGTTGATATTTATCTCAAGTGGGCATTCTTATCTTTAAATTTCTGTCATTTGTAGATATTTTGGATAGCTATTCTGGATCAGCCTTCCTGGCAACAGATGTTAACAATTTCTTGGATCCACAAGGTAGGAGAGAACATCAAGGTTAGTCGCGTGACATGTTAATTGGTTTCTTAACCTGGTAGACAAGTAGTTATATATCGACACCTCACATTTTAGCAGACACTAAAAGGTTGGATGCTATATCTGAAGGCTTGAGCTTTGAAGATTTTGCCAGTGATTGAGTGAACAATCAGATGGTACCATCTTCTCttgaattcaaaattttctGGTTAGGGAGTATAGTTTAGTAGTACTCCAGGCTAACATCGGTAGCTGAGAAATTTGTGATTTGTTCTGTATTTTGTTACTAACATTGATAGTTTccaatcaatacacattctttCTTATATTGGTGTTACACATTTGacatttttttcgttttttgcAATTGTTGCAGGTCTAATGGCCCCTGGACTAAGAAGGTTTTGTAAATAGGATTGCGAAAGGAAGTGCTTTGACCCCCTTTTGAACGGCATTAGTTGGACACTTTCAAGCTAATCATTATGGCTGACATGTCTCTGGTTCTGGGataaacatgaaataatatAAACAAAAGCTCTTGGAAATTGGTTCTTCTGCTTTATCCTAGAAATAAAGCATTATTTTGTTGTGAGTTCTGTTAACAGGATTGTGATGAACAAGATCTGAtgtttgtattttattttatttttggtttttgaaaGGTCTGtgtaatatttttcttaaaatgaccTGAAGTTGTGtttctttttcccttaaaaacTGAGGGAAAAGATGGGATGCTTCGCGACTTGCATCAattgtaaattatttatacataaatttacTGGTCATTTGTGATATCTTTACATCTGTCCAAACTCTTTCTTTTGCTTGCAATGCTATGCCTATCAAAGTAGGCGAAGGCTTCTGTAACCTTAGACTTGTTACGCAGCCCTGATGGATAAAATTATTCGGTACCTATGTGCTGCTAGAAGGTAGCAGGTACCTGTGGCAGGTTGGCTTAGACATgaaaggttatatatatatatatataaaataaaaacaattgaCAGACAATCTAGTCGAAATCAACCAAAAGGTGTAGAAACAACAAAATGGATAGCAACATGCCGTGAATTGATCGCCTTTTCAACTCCTTAATTTTGCCCAAATACCAAACTGAGAACTCCAAAGAGAGCAAACTTGATTACATGGAATGAATTGGAGGACCTCTCAATATCAGGACATTTTGATGGAATATCAAATAAATCACTGAGATGGAATGATGCGACAAAGCTTACAATTGAAAGTGTACTTAAGCTTGGCATCCGTCCCACAAACTTTGCTTAATCTTCTAGGCAGGCCCACTCTTGAGTGCATAGTCTAAATCATCTATCAAGTCATTAGCATCTTCGATCCCAACAGAAATTCGAACCAGGTCCTCAGTAAGACCTCTAGCCTCTCGTACTTCAGCAGGTATGCTTGCATGGGACATGAAGCAAGGCAAGCTTATGAGTGACTTGACACTTCCTGCAAATTTGAGGACCAAACAACACATTTGATAACGACAAAAGGAAAATGCAAATGCAAGGACGGGAATATAATGAATGGCGTTACAAAagggaaaagagagaaaaaggcaAACATCATTAGGTATTGTACATTTCTATAGGAAAAGTGATCTCACTACCGGAAAAAGTAATTCAGCATAAGATGAAACTAACCAAAACTGACAGTAATGCTGAAGTATTTGGTAGCCTCAGCAACATGCTTAGAGAGTGCCAAAGAACCGGTCAGAAAACTCAGCACTGATCCTGCACCCGTGGCCTGTAAATTGATCAACATTTCAGACACATATCTATCAAGGGAAAACTCCAAAGCGTCTTAGTTCAAATTCCCAAAAAATCAAGTGTTTGAAATACCTGAGAAAAGTGCAAAGATCTCCCTGGATGGTCAGGAAGACCTGCATAGTTGACCTTCTTCACTCGTGGATGGGAAGCTAAAAATTCAGCAATTTTTTGTGCATTTTCCTGCAATAtattgaaattatttaattagaaACCACATCACTATCAAACATGCACCTCCAAATGTAAATACATATTATCAACGGAATCTTTACGCAAATGCTGACTGCCCAGCAACCACTTGCCAATAAAAGCAAAATAAGGGAAACAACACCCAAGAATCCTATTATTTCAGGTTCTCAACCAAGTAACTGCCGGCAAAAGATGAAAGAGACATTCTTAGTAACAGAAATATTCATCAGAAAATTGAGGACTTGTCCATTTTCATATCAGCCCCTTGTTATGTCTTCTTTTCAAGAATTTGACAGATTTATGCCCCAAATTCTCTTATTGGAACTTCGAAATTTTGCTTTTGATAATTTTCCCTAGGATAATGTTGAATAGTATAtaattatgtcttaaaacacaCCCCTGGTGCGGGTCAGATTCTTTTCCATTGGCCAAACACATGGAAACCCCTGGTGCGGGTCAGATTCTTTAATACCATGCAGACTGTTAATCACCTCATCTAAAGTTTAAGCCCCACTTCTTTGGGCCAAGCACGTGAAAATTCTTTTGCGGTGGATAACAACCAGACTCAAACTCAGGACCTTAGTCTACACTGATACTAGTATAACTTTTGTAAACCACCACATCCAAAGCTTAATGTATCAGGTTTGGGATACTTTTATTCATTTAATTATGTCCTAAACAAATGCCATCAATATTCCCTTACTTCTcaagttttgaattttatgagcTCTTCATCGTATCATCTCCTCGATGATtcgatttgaatgtataatttaGAATAATAGATTAAGGAAGATGCAGGAAGGCATATGTGTTTCTAGAAAGAGTGGTGGGACAACTAATTTAaccacaaaagaaaagaaaaagaaaagcaaatacAATTAAACCTGTTGTTTTTGAACACGAAGAGCCATTGTTTTGATTCCTCTTAAACAAAGCCAACAATCGAATGGCGCTAACCCTGCCCCTTCAGAATTTTGTAGGAAGTACACCTCCTTCGCCAATCTGATTAATAGGAAAATTTGTAAGCAAATTATCAAAAGGGCACTTGAGATTCAATACTTTCTACATATCTAACTAAAAATTTTCAGATATAGACTTGCCAATGAACTGATTTATTCAATTTAACTTTATCAACAGGAAAAGAACTAATTtcttttgtgaagaaaaaaaagaaaaactaatttcttaaacttcatccTTAACCAAAAAATactcaagaaaactaaggataAACAACCATAAGATAAcaataaatcaaaatatgaaacaTATACGAAATAGAGGAAAAACCTTTCTCCTCTGACAGCAAGTACCCCAGCCATGAGATCACTATGACCGGATATGAACTTAGTAGCTGAATGCATCACAATGTCTGCAAAAGCATGGACAAGTACACCAACATCCCATGCATGTTATTGGAGAGTGTTCCAGTTAGCACATCGGGAAAAAAAGGGTATTTGCACAAACCTGCTCCGAGCTCCAAAGGATGGGACAATACTGGGGACATAATGCTGTTATCCACCAGCACAAGAGCCCCATGTGCATGAGCCATCTCGGCTATTTTCTAGAATAAATCAGAAGAGACAAAAACAGTCATTATCTTTTGAAGTTCATTATATTACTATCTATCAGCTATGGAAAGCTGAAAACACTACGGGCATAATCTACATATGCCACTGTCAATTTACCCACACGAATATCACAGATTTGTTGACGAGGGTTGGTTGGACTCTCCAGCCAAACAAGCTTTGTCGATGGTTTAATGACAGAAGCAACCTCATCTAAGTTAGTGGTATCCACTCGCCTGTACaaataaggtgacaatcaagattCTTACAACCTAATTGAATACAAAGTTACATCGATAAACGAGGTACCAACTTGACCACAATCCCGGCTTTTGGAACAACTTGTGACAGCAGCCGGTCAGAACCGCCATATATGTCATCCCCGGCAACAATCTCCTCACCTATAAAAGCAACAAACTGAAGCTAATCTTTTGCTAGCTATCATTTGCTTGCCTAGATGTCAAGAAAGAAAATACTAGCATGACACAAACAAAGATTCAATGTCTCATCCAGCTAGAAAGCATAACCATCTTAAATGAGCACAACACACTTCCAAGAAGGTGTTGGtcaaggtttttttttaaaaaaaaaaaaaaaatattattgtttatttttctgGTGTTAATCAAGTTTGTTGCATAATTTATCTGATATGCACAAGTCCTATCTTTTTTATGCAAATGAACTACGTGTATGATTTTTAGATATACCAGCTTGAACGAGACGAGTTACAGCTGCCAAGGCGGCCATTCCACTGGTAAAGCAAAATGCTCGATCTGATTTCTCAAGCTCTGCAAGAAGCctgaaatttttcaaaattcggTAATGGTATTGATAACAATAATGTTAACAGATGAACTTTCAACTATTAGCAGTCTGCACACGGTTTAACGTACTTTTCCAATACATCCCTTGTTGGATTTCCACTCCGTGTATAATCATATTGCCCATTTTCGGTCGCTGAAGGCTGCAGAAGGATATAGAGACAATTAAGGTTAAGACATGCTGACATAATTATCAAAAATATTCTACACAATATTCTTAATAGTTCTCAATCCCAACCATTAACATAACATTCTCTATCAATGGTCACATCCTACTGGAGCTTGAGGCTATCTTGGATCAGATTTTTTTTGCCATGCTCAAAGGTTGAAGCACAGGTGCTACTTAAATGGTTCAGTTGTCCTTCTAAAGATAATCCTCGAGGACAAGAATTGTTTTAGGATGGTTGCAGCCGGTCATGTGCCAAAATTACCATTGCAGACAGAATAACTCAGTCAAAGGAGTTAGTTTATTGGAAGGTAGTATGACCATTTACTCTAGTTAATTAAGTCATCCCAAGGTCTGTTGGAGGTCCTGGAATTAGTTAACCATCCACAATTGCATTCGTTTGGTTAGCTTTAAAATGTGTGTCCATAATAAGTGACCTTCTGGGTAAGCAAATGCAAATcccctcttttttctttttgcagcaACTCGTCCAGGAAAATTTTCTTCCTCGAGTTAGTTAGAGTTCTGTGACATGCTCTCTCAATTTGATTGA contains:
- the LOC132049079 gene encoding uncharacterized protein LOC132049079 isoform X4, whose amino-acid sequence is MSEGEVKKISRQDIQLVQNLIERCLQLYMNQEEVVRTLLDQAKIEPGFTELVWQKLEEENHEFFRAYHLRLMLKNQIERFNDLLERQVERMQMFPTGSIPMSNGSQIRQIPPNSTCQARDHAGPNVKPENVHQTVNANLSHVYTNGASSLQPCMQTAIDVSAHARRNDASSNMLLAQSSNMGMQQGVRGGMIKSESGYSGNLPFLYGTETNILEAHPGITDPSVSSFSSVESDSQPVNETVLDADTSSFGFLGQIPRNFSLSDLTADFSNGSDILDSYSGSAFLATDVNNFLDPQGRREHQGLSFEDFASD
- the LOC132049079 gene encoding uncharacterized protein LOC132049079 isoform X6; this encodes MSEGEVKKISRQDIQLVQNLIERCLQLYMNQEEVVRTLLDQAKIEPGFTELVWQKLEEENHEFFRAYHLRLMLKNQIERFNDLLERQVERMQMFPTGSIPMSNGSQIRQIPPNSTCQARDHAGPNVKPENVHQTVNANLSHVYTNGASSLQPCMQTAIDVSAHARRNDASSNMLLAQSSNMGMQQGVRGGMIKSESGYSGNLPFLYGTETNILEAHPGITDPSVSSFSSVESDSQPVNETVLDADTSSFGFLGQIPRNFSLSDLTADFSNGSDILDSYSGSAFLATDVNNFLDPQGLSFEDFASD
- the LOC132049079 gene encoding uncharacterized protein LOC132049079 isoform X2, translating into MSEGEVKKISRQDIQLVQNLIERCLQLYMNQEEVVRTLLDQAKIEPGFTELVWQKLEEENHEFFRAYHLRLMLKNQIERFNDLLERQVERMQMFPTGSIPMSNGSQIRQIPPNSTCQARDHAGPNVKPENVHQTVNANLSHVYTNGASSLQPCMQTAIDVSAHARRNDASSNMLLAQSSNMGMQQGVRGGMIKSESGYSGNLPFLYGTETNILEAHPGITDPSVSSFSSVESDSQPVNETVLDADTSSFGFLGQIPRNFSLSDLTADFSNGSDILDSYSGSAFLATDVNNFLDPQDTKRLDAISEGLSFEDFASD
- the LOC132049079 gene encoding uncharacterized protein LOC132049079 isoform X1, with amino-acid sequence MSEGEVKKISRQDIQLVQNLIERCLQLYMNQEEVVRTLLDQAKIEPGFTELVWQKLEEENHEFFRAYHLRLMLKNQIERFNDLLERQVERMQMFPTGSIPMSNGSQIRQIPPNSTCQARDHAGPNVKPENVHQTVNANLSHVYTNGASSLQPCMQTAIDVSAHARRNDASSNMLLAQSSNMGMQQGVRGGMIKSESGYSGNLPFLYGTETNILEAHPGITDPSVSSFSSVESDSQPVNETVLDADTSSFGFLGQIPRNFSLSDLTADFSNGSDILDSYSGSAFLATDVNNFLDPQGRREHQDTKRLDAISEGLSFEDFASD
- the LOC132049079 gene encoding uncharacterized protein LOC132049079 isoform X7, translating into MSEGEVKKISRQDIQLVQNLIERCLQLYMNQEEVVRTLLDQAKIEPGFTELVPPNSTCQARDHAGPNVKPENVHQTVNANLSHVYTNGASSLQPCMQTAIDVSAHARRNDASSNMLLAQSSNMGMQQGVRGGMIKSESGYSGNLPFLYGTETNILEAHPGITDPSVSSFSSVESDSQPVNETVLDADTSSFGFLGQIPRNFSLSDLTADFSNGSDILDSYSGSAFLATDVNNFLDPQGRREHQDTKRLDAISEGLSFEDFASD
- the LOC132049079 gene encoding uncharacterized protein LOC132049079 isoform X3, which codes for MSEGEVKKISRQDIQLVQNLIERCLQLYMNQEEVVRTLLDQAKIEPGFTELVWQKLEEENHEFFRAYHLRLMLKNQIERFNDLLERQVERMQMFPTGSIPMSNGSQIRQIPPNSTCQARDHAGPNVKPENVHQTVNANLSHVYTNGASSLQPCMQTAIDVSAHARRNDASSNMLLAQSSNMGMQQGVRGGMIKSESGYSGNLPFLYGTETNILEAHPGITDPSVSSFSSVESDSQPVNETVLDADTSSFGFLGQIPRNFSLSDLTADFSNGSDILDSYSGSAFLATDVNNFLDPQGRREHQGLMAPGLRRFCK
- the LOC132049079 gene encoding uncharacterized protein LOC132049079 isoform X5, producing MSEGEVKKISRQDIQLVQNLIERCLQLYMNQEEVVRTLLDQAKIEPGFTELVWQKLEEENHEFFRAYHLRLMLKNQIERFNDLLERQVERMQMFPTGSIPMSNGSQIRQIPPNSTCQARDHAGPNVKPENVHQTVNANLSHVYTNGASSLQPCMQTAIDVSAHARRNDASSNMLLAQSSNMGMQQGVRGGMIKSESGYSGNLPFLYGTETNILEAHPGITDPSVSSFSSVESDSQPVNETVLDADTSSFGFLGQIPRNFSLSDLTADFSNGSDILDSYSGSAFLATDVNNFLDPQGLMAPGLRRFCK